The Anolis carolinensis isolate JA03-04 chromosome 1, rAnoCar3.1.pri, whole genome shotgun sequence genome window below encodes:
- the nfe2l2 gene encoding nuclear factor erythroid 2-related factor 2, producing MEVEMPQDMNLIDILWRQDIDLGARREVFDFSQRKKASELEKQKKLERERQEQLQKEQEKAFLAQLQLDEETGEFVPIQPTQAIESGNTAISNNYSQNVHISKQDADNLFSDVFDDCMQVLAETFLFVEDPKVSPVEFQQVAPSDIESNQVFVDPNHMQPLDSSVLQPAISEFAMTPGESTQDMEQVWEELLSIPELQCLNIQNDNLAEVTPNTCTANTMSEAAIDFTFYNPLPPMENEVSTCSPEFLKPLEASYSGILLPDLSQNNTSSTSSDFCEDFYPDFIDVKANNSITSPPPNFVDQALTGFLNEPIDLSDFAQCKAFNCDLAGNPQECTDSDSGISLNRSPSTTSPAHSIDSSSICRDTGFGCSDTEIEEMDSAPGSVQQSNTQMPVFQFLLPLSPPVEQRSPTAASPVKGEVKRELPANPGHSEAPFMKDKSYSQDEAHLTRDELRAKALQIPFPVEKIINLPVDDFNEMMSKEQFTEAQVTLIRDIRRRGKNKVAAQNCRKRKLENITELEYDLGYLKDEREKLLKEKAENDKSLHLLKKQLSTLYLEVFGMLRDEDGKPYSVNEYSLQQTRDGGIFLVPKTKKPGTKM from the exons GATATGAATCTGATTGACATTCTCTGGAGGCAAGATATTGATCTTGGAGCACGGCGTGAAGTTTTTGATTTTAGCCAAAGAAAGAAAGCTTCTGAGCTTGAGAAACAGAAGAAGCTggaaagagagagacaagaacAGCTTCAGAAAGAGCAAGAGAAAGCCTTCCTTGCCCAATTGCAGCTGGATGAGGAAACAGGTGAATTTGTTCCTATCCAGCCTACTCAAGCCATTGAATCAGGAAACACTGCCATATCCAATAATTACTCTCAG AACGTACATATTTCCAAGCAAGATGCGGACAATCTGTTTAGTGACGTGTTTGATGACTGCATGCAAGTATTGGCAGAAACGTTCTTGTTTGTAGAGGACCCAAAG GTTTCTCCAGTTGAATTTCAGCAAGTGGCTCCGTCTGACATTGAGAGCAACCAAGTATTTGTTGACCCTAATCATATGCAGCCGCTTGATTCATCTGTCCTTCAGCCTGCCATTTCAGAGTTTGCAATGACTCCTGGTGAGAGCACACAGGACATGGAACAAGTGTGGGAAGAATTGTTGTCTATTCCAGAGCTCCAG TGCCTTAATATTCAAAATGACAACCTGGCAGAAGTAACCCCAAACACCTGCACAGCAAACACAATGTCTGAGGCTGCAATCGACTTTACTTTCTACAACCCATTACCCCCCATGGAGAATGAAGTTTCTACCTGCAGTCCAGAGTTTCTGAAGCCTTTGGAGGCCTCTTATTCTGGCATTTTACTGCCAGATCTAAGCCAAAATAACACATCATCCACAAGCAGTGACTTTTGTGAAGATTTCTATCCTGATTTTATTGATGTCAAAGCGAACAACAGCATAACCAGCCCACCACCCAATTTTGTGGACCAGGCTCTTACTGGCTTTTTAAATGAACCTATTGATCTGTCTGATTTTGCTCAGTGCAAAGCTTTTAACTGTGATCTTGCAGGAAACCCACAAGAATGTACTGATTCTGACTCTGGCATTTCACTGAACAGAAGTCCCAGTACAACTTCTCCAGCTCATTCTATTGATTCGTCTTCTATCTGTAGAGATACAGGCTTTGGATGCAGTGATACTGAAATAGAAGAGATGGATAGCGCCCCTGGGAGTGTGCAACAGAGCAATACCCAAATGCCTGTGTTTCAGTTTCTGCTACCACTCTCTCCACCTGTAGAGCAAAGGAGCCCCACAGCTGCTTCACCAGTTAAAGGTGAGGTCAAAAGAGAATTGCCTGCCAACCCTGGTCATTCTGAGGCTCCGTTCATGAAGGACAAATCCTATAGCCAAGATGAAGCACATCTCACAAGAGATGAGCTTAGAGCAAAAGCTCTGCAGATCCCTTTTCCTGTTGAAAAAATCATCAACCTCCCTGTAGATGACTTCAATGAAATGATGTCTAAGGAGCAATTCACTGAGGCCCAGGTTACGCTTATTCGTGATATACGAAGGCGAGGTAAAAACAAAGTGGCTGCTCAAAACTGCCGTAAAAGGAAACTAGAAAACATTACGGAGCTGGAGTATGATTTAGGTTACCTTAAGGATGAGAGGGAGAAGCTTCTGAAGGAGAAAGCAGAGAATGATAAAAGCCTACACCTGTTGAAAAAGCAGCTAAGCACACTATACCTTGAGGTCTTCGGCATGCTCCGAGATGAAGATGGAAAGCCTTACTCAGTTAACGAATACTCATTACAGCAAACAAGAGATGGTGGTATCTTCCTTGTTCCAAAGACCAAGAAACCAGGGACTAAAATGTGA